The sequence ACTTTCTCTTTTTTCTACTTGCTTTGAAAAATTTTAAAATTTAAGCTTATCTATTAAGTTGCTACTATTTAATGTTAGAGTATGTATCCATCAAATGAAAAGTAGGTACTTAAAAGTGGGGTACTCACCAAAAAGTTACTATGACAATTATCAATAATTTTGAATATATTAATATTTAAAAACCCGGTTTTTTATTAAACCGGGTTCGCTATTTATAAAAATATTTTCAGAACGTTACAGCAAATCAAAATCAGCAATTAACAAAAATTAGTTAATGCTAACTTTTTCTTTGACCATACCATCTGTTTTGACTTCAGAAACTTGAATATGAGCTTCTAAGAACCAAAGTCTCTTGTCAATGGTGCGAGAAATTTCAACGTAAAGGTCGTTGGTATCTTGATCGTTGAGTTCGTCAGTTTTGTCAATAGCTTCTCTCAAATGCTTAGCATATGCTGCAAAACGCTCAACCAAAGCAGTTACATGTTCCTTGCCATCCAAAATATCGGTAGGATATTCGGGCAATATGGAATCAGCAGCAGCCATGCGGACTGTACCACAAGCATATCCAGCCAAAGCGGTAACACGTTCGGCTACCATATCAATATACTCTTCTACTTCAGCCGCAATTTCGTCAAACATTTCGTGAAGCTGATAAAAATCAGCTCCTTTTACGTTCCAGTGTGCTTGTTTGACTTGACTTTTCAAATCTGCTGTTGCTGCCAAGGTTTTATTTAGAAGTGTTACAACTTGGCTTCTTACATCAGCAGGAATATCAATATGAGATGGATAAAGACGTGATGCGAGTTTTCCGTTTGTGTCGCTCATTATTGTGTATCTCTCTTCGGACAGGCATATACATACTTTACAAGCACATATTTATTTCTCAACACTCTCTATCGGCTGAGTTATTCAACAAGCAATACTTTCTACCGATAGATAGAATAAATACTTATAAAAGTTATGAGGCAAGGTATTTTGCTGCACAACGCATTTTAAAATTAGAACAGCATTTAATATTTATTTACAACTATCTGTTTAATCCTATGAACTATCAAGTTATCTACGACGGCAACTGCAATCTTTGCGTCACCTTAGTACAAGTTTTAGAAAATTTAGATAAAGGTAAAATGTTTAGCTATATCCCCATGCAAGATGGGCAGACGCTGCAAAAGTGGAATATTACATCAACTGATTGTGAATTAGGGATGATTTTAATAGATTCAGATCAACCAAAAAAACGCTGGCAGGGTAGTGCAGCAGCAGAAGAAATCGGGCGTTTACTACCTGCGGGCAGTATTTTTGTTGATGCCTATCGCGCTCTACCAGGATTAAAATGGGCTGGGGATAGATTCTACGAACAAATCCGCGACAACCGCTACACAATTTTTGGCAAGCGCGACAGTACATATAAGTCAAACTATTGTAGCGATGGTAATTGCAAAGCCTGAATTGAAAGGGGGAAGATTGGGCAGAGCGGCTAGAGGGGCTAGAAAAGATTTATCTTACCCATTACCCATTACCTATTACCAATTTTCCCATGCCCAATGCCCAATTCCCAATTCCCAATTCCCTAATCGTTTTTAATTTCTGATTTGCTGTTAAAAACTTCCAAAATTTGCCGACAAAAGTCCTTTAATTTGTTTTGTTTTTCTTCAGAAGGTTCAAGATTACCAACAATACGCCAGTTGTCTACCGTAGAAAGTCGCCATTGCTCTCCCCGATGATCGAACCCAGCGACTTCTACACCAATTGCACGACGTAAACCGTTAATGGGATCTTCATAAAAACGTATTTGAGTCAAGATACTACGACTTTGCCAAGATTTACTGACACCGGGAAAGTGAAAACCAATATCAATGGAGTCTGGATCGACTAATTCCATTGTTTGTTCGTCACTTCTCCAAGGTTTAAGATCGGACTTGGCATCGGGAAACTCAAATTTGAACAAATTAACCACCGCAGCAATCTTGCTAGCAAATTCCAGATTTGTTGCCATCTCAGATGCGTTCACGAAAATACTCCCCTTTGTAATCTAGAGGCTAATGTAAAGAAGGTTACGATTATTTTGTAAACGCCAAAACGCTTACCTTATTAGTGTTTCAGCTTATCAAGCCTCTTTAGATTAAAGCAACGATAAAATCCTACTTTTTATTTTGATATTAATGAGCTAAAAGGAAAATCCACCTGGGAATAATTCTGTTAAATCGTAGATAGTAAAAATTAGCAAATCCTGCGATCGCTAAAATCTGTACAATTTGAGCCCATAAAGATAAACTATTGAGGCTCATGATACTTATTATGCAAAATTAATCACAAAATTTTAAATTTAAATTTTATTGTATCAATTCACTCAAAGCTTTAACTAAAATTGTATTCTCTTCATCGGTACCTACAGCAATTCGCAACTTATCTTCTAACCCTTCCTGTTTAAAATATCGAATCAAAATACCTTGTTCTTTGAGCTTGAAATATAAATGTTCGGCATTTCCTTTTGTAGGCTGCACTAATAAAAAATTAGTCTGAGAATCCCAAACTTTAAAACCTAACTTTTCCAAATCTACCGATAGTTTGTTCCTCGATATTCTAACTTTTTCGGCACAACTATTTTTATAATCTTGGTCGCGCATGACAGCAGCACCGATAGCGCAGGCAATAGCATCAATATTGTAGCTATCTTTAATTTTATATAAACCCTGTAATAATTTTGGATTGGCAACTCCGAAACCTAATCTTATACCGGCAAGAGAATATCCCTTCGATAGAGTACGAATAGAAATGACATTATCAAACTCTTTAACTACAGATAAAGCATCACTAGAAGCAAAATCACAATAAGCTTCATCAATTACCAATACACCAGATAGTCTTGTTGCTAATTCTCGTAAATCTTCTACTGGTACAACATGTCCGGATGGGCTGTTAGGAGTAGCTATAAATGTTACCGCGCCATCCACTTGAACTAATTCTTCTATCGGTAATTTGTAGTCTGCGGGATAATCAATTTCTACTGTCTGGGCTGGCTGCATTTCGACTAAGGTGCGGTAAAGCACGTAAGTAGGCATAGGATAAACTACTTTTCTATCAGCATCAGTACAAGCTCGAATGACTAGATTCAGCACTTCATCGCTACCATTACCAACAATAATCCAGTCGGCAGGAACATTTAAAACTTCGCTAACAGCATTGCGAAAATTGGTAGCAGATGAATCTGGATATCGTCGCAACCATTCCCAATCAAAGTCTTGCAATACATCTTTCACCTTTGGGGAAGGAGGATAAGGATTTTCGTTGCTGTTAAGCTTAATAATTTTACTATCCGATTTCGGCTGTTCCCCAGGAATATAGCCAGTCATTGCATCAACTTCAGCACGGAAAAAGCTAGTCATTTCAGTTATCAGTTATCAGTAAAATGAAAATTGCCGATAAATAAATTATGCATGAATACAGTCCCCAATGGACTGCCAATTTATTTGATGATTACAGTGGAAAAGAATGGCAACGTTTGGTTAAAAAATTAACTCAATAAGTTTAGCTGTTTGTTCGTGCTGATTAGTTTAAACAAGTAAATATTCTCGAATAAACTCAACCACACCCTCACCTTCTTCTTTAGTCGCTATCCAATCAGCTTTTGCTTTGACTGCATCTTCAGCATTTGCTACGGCTACTTTAAACCCGCAATAATCTAAAAAATCTAAATCATTTGATGCATCACCAACAGCAATCACTTGATTACTTTGAATATTTAAATGAAATAATGATTTTTCTAAACCTTTGGCTTTGTTTGTTCCTGTAGGCAAGATTAAACCATAATCTTTATGACATATTACATGTAGGGGAAATTTGAATTCATCAATTAAAGCATTAACTCTTTCAACAAACTTAAGACGAACCGTAGCCATAATTATATTTTGATGAAATGGTATATCATGCCGCATCAATTGAGCAATAAATTCTATTGGTGGCTTATTAGCTAATGGCTCGATTTTATCTTGAAATGGTAAATATAAAACTGCGCCATTTTCTACAATTATCAAATCGAATATTTTAATCTGGGGACATATTCGCAATAAATCATGGAATCCTCTTCCCGTCACGATACTGATTAAAAATCCTGCTTGCTTTGCTTCTAATAACGCATTTTCAACATTATTTGTTATTCTACCTTTTGTTGCGATTGTCCCATCATAGTCAGTCGCTAACATTTTGAATTGATAATTCAGCATTCGGTGATTGATATCTAATGACAGATAAAAAATATCATATTTTTCAAGAATTAAATTAAAGTAAATTTGATTCTTAGGGTGACGCGACATCAGAGATTATTATCAAATCAATTTTCTTTTTTATTTGCTATACGATTAAAAACCAATTTTGAAATCTGAGGAAATATGTGCCAATCATATGCATAGGCTCTGTCTTCCCCAAAAATGACTAAAATATAAGCAGCTTTTCCATCCGGTGTCGCAATAATTGCCGCATCATTTCTACTACCAGAAGTCCAACCTGCTTTTCCCATAAACTGAGCATCATTTGGTAAAGATGCACTTAAAAAACCTCTTACGGGGTTAAACTCATTTGGGTTTTTATCGTTTTTTTTGATATTCCTTGTTTGAGAACTAATGGTTAACCATTGCGCCATTTTTGGGCTATAAATTGCGGATACAGACTGATTCTCGTAAATTTCATATAGCAGTCTAGCAACTTGTTTTGTTGATACTTGATTGCTAATTGGGTT comes from Rivularia sp. PCC 7116 and encodes:
- the dps gene encoding DNA starvation/stationary phase protection protein Dps; translation: MSDTNGKLASRLYPSHIDIPADVRSQVVTLLNKTLAATADLKSQVKQAHWNVKGADFYQLHEMFDEIAAEVEEYIDMVAERVTALAGYACGTVRMAAADSILPEYPTDILDGKEHVTALVERFAAYAKHLREAIDKTDELNDQDTNDLYVEISRTIDKRLWFLEAHIQVSEVKTDGMVKEKVSIN
- a CDS encoding thiol-disulfide oxidoreductase DCC family protein; the encoded protein is MNYQVIYDGNCNLCVTLVQVLENLDKGKMFSYIPMQDGQTLQKWNITSTDCELGMILIDSDQPKKRWQGSAAAEEIGRLLPAGSIFVDAYRALPGLKWAGDRFYEQIRDNRYTIFGKRDSTYKSNYCSDGNCKA
- the hisC gene encoding histidinol-phosphate transaminase, with the protein product MTSFFRAEVDAMTGYIPGEQPKSDSKIIKLNSNENPYPPSPKVKDVLQDFDWEWLRRYPDSSATNFRNAVSEVLNVPADWIIVGNGSDEVLNLVIRACTDADRKVVYPMPTYVLYRTLVEMQPAQTVEIDYPADYKLPIEELVQVDGAVTFIATPNSPSGHVVPVEDLRELATRLSGVLVIDEAYCDFASSDALSVVKEFDNVISIRTLSKGYSLAGIRLGFGVANPKLLQGLYKIKDSYNIDAIACAIGAAVMRDQDYKNSCAEKVRISRNKLSVDLEKLGFKVWDSQTNFLLVQPTKGNAEHLYFKLKEQGILIRYFKQEGLEDKLRIAVGTDEENTILVKALSELIQ
- a CDS encoding HAD family hydrolase, with the translated sequence MSRHPKNQIYFNLILEKYDIFYLSLDINHRMLNYQFKMLATDYDGTIATKGRITNNVENALLEAKQAGFLISIVTGRGFHDLLRICPQIKIFDLIIVENGAVLYLPFQDKIEPLANKPPIEFIAQLMRHDIPFHQNIIMATVRLKFVERVNALIDEFKFPLHVICHKDYGLILPTGTNKAKGLEKSLFHLNIQSNQVIAVGDASNDLDFLDYCGFKVAVANAEDAVKAKADWIATKEEGEGVVEFIREYLLV